GACGTGCACGGCGCGCCCCTCCTCCCCGTCCTGCCCCTCCTGCCCCTCCTGCCCGCCTGACCTGCGCCGGGTGTTTCCGTTTGCCCCGCGGACCCGCCCCCTTCGACAAATGTATTTACACTGCGCACAAAAATGTTAGAGTTCCGTCCGTAAGCAAACTTCTGAAATCCAATCGGGCAAAAGTATGCAGGACGCCGACGAACACGAACAACAGCTCCTCTCCCGCGCGGCCTGGCTCTATTTCCACGAGGATCTCACCCAGGCCGAGATCGGCGAGCGCCTGGGCGTCACCCGGCTCAAGGTGAACCGCCTGCTCCAGATGGGCCGCGAGTCCGGGCTCATCTCGGTGTCCATCAACACGCCCTTCCGCGAGTGCGTGGACCTGGAAGGCCGCCTGGTGCGCCGCTTCGGCCTCATCCGGGCCATCGTGGCCCCAACGCCCGAGCACGGCGGCGAACGCCTCTACGAAGCCATCGGACGCCCCGCCGGAGAATACGTCTCCCGCGCCCTGCGCGACGGCCAGTCCCTGGGCGTCGGCTGGGGCAGAACCATGCGCGAGGCCATCAACGGCATCGCCGTACGGGCCTACCGCGACATCTCCATCAGCTCGCTCTACGGCGGGGTGCCCCGAAGCCCGGTGAACCCCTTCGACTCCACCGCCATGTTCGCCCGGCGCTTCCAGGCGCGCACCTGCAACCACCTGGCCGCGCCCATGTTCGTCTCCTCCCCCCAGGTGCGCGACACCATCGCCGGGCAGGACCTCTTCCGCACCTTCTACGAGGAAGCCCTCCAGGTGGACATGATCCTCACCGCCTCGGGCGACCTCACCTCCCAGGCCACCAACCTGGCCCTGGGCGTGATCACGCCCGACCAGCGCGCCTCCCTGGCCCGCGCCGGGGCCGTGGGCGAGTTCTTCGGGCGCTTCCTGGACGACAAGGGCGACCCAGTGGACCACCCCCTCAACGCCTGCAGCATGTCCCCGGACTTCACCGGACTGTTGCGCGCGCCGCACATCGTGCTGGTGTCCGGGGGGCTGGCCAAGCTCAACATCCTGCACGCCATCCTCGGGCGGGGCTACGTCCACGTCTTCGTGACCGACGCCGAAACCGCCCAGAACCTGCTCAACCGCTGACAAAGGCACCCCGTGGACAGAAGAGAATCCCTCGCCCGGCTCAAAGCCCCCCGCCCCTTCGACATCCTGGTGATCGGAGGCGGCGCCACCGGCTGCGGCGTCGCCCTGGACGCCGCCACCCGCGGGCTCGACACCGCCCTGGTGGAACAGTCCGACTTCGCCCAGGGCACCAGCAGCAAGAGCACCAAGCTGGTGCACGGCGGCGTGCGCTACCTGGAAAAGGCCGTACTGGGCCTGGACCGCGAACAGTTCGCCCTGGTGCGAGAGGGCCTGCGCGAACGCGGGCTCTTCCTGCGCAACGCCCCGCACCTGGCCCACTCCATCCGGCTCATGACCCCCGTGACCTCCTGGGTCCAGGCGGGCTACGTCTTCGCGGGCCTGGTGCTCTACGACCTCCTGGCCGGACGCCTGGGCCTGGGCCGCAGCGCCTTCGTCACGCGCGGCAAGGCGCAAAAGCTCTTCCCCCAGCTGGACCTCTCCGGCGCGGTGGGCGCGGTGACCTACCGCGACGGCCAGTTCAACGACGCCCGCATGGCCGTGGCCCTGGCCCGCACCGCGCAGGACCACGGCGCGGCCTGCGCCAACCACGTGGAGGTGACGGCGCTCCTCAAGGAGAACGGACGCCTGCGCGGGGCCACCCTGCGCGACGCGTTCACCGGCGACTCGTGGGACATCGCCGCGCGCGCCGTGGTCAACGCCACCGGCCCCTTCGCCGACGGCGTGCGCCGCATGGACGACCCCGCCGCCCGGGACATGCTCAAGGTCAGCTCCGGCATCCACATCCTGCTGGACAAGAGCTTCGCCCCCGAGGGGCTCTCGCTCATGATCCCCTCCACCGAGGACGGCCGCGTGCTCTTCATGATCCCCTGGATGGGCCACGTGCTCTTCGGCACCACCGACGAACCCGCCGACGTGGAGCGCGACCCCGAGGCCAGCGAGCGCGACATCGACTACCTGCTCTCCTACGCCCGCAAATACCTGCGCCGCCCGCCCGCGCGCTCCGACGTGCTGGCCGCCTGGAGCGGCCTGCGCCCCCTGGTGTTCGCCCCCGGCAAGCAGGGCACCCAGGACCTGGCCCGCACCCACGTGATCGAGCAAAGCCCCTCCGGGCTCGTGAGCATCACCGGCGGCAAGTGGACCAGCTACCGCGCCATGGCCGAGGAGGCCGTGGACGCGGCCGTGAAGGCCTTTGCGCTGGACGCCGGGCCGTGCGCCACCCACGAGTTGCGCCTGCTGGGCTCGCGCGGTTTCGTGCCCCAGGGATGGCGCGCCCTGGCGCGTCGTTTCGGGCTCGACCCCGAAACCGCCCGCGCCCTGCACGAACTCCACGGCGACGAGGCCGCGCAGGTGGCCGCGCTGGGCCAGGCCGAAGGGCTCATGGACCGCCTCCACCCGGCGCATCCCTACATCCTGGCGCAGGTGGCCTTCGCCGCGCGCCGGGAGATGGCCGGCAGGCTCGCGGACGTGCTCACGCGCCGCCTGCCCCTGGGGCTCCTGGAAGAGGCCCACGCGCGC
This sequence is a window from Fundidesulfovibrio magnetotacticus. Protein-coding genes within it:
- a CDS encoding sugar-binding transcriptional regulator; translated protein: MQDADEHEQQLLSRAAWLYFHEDLTQAEIGERLGVTRLKVNRLLQMGRESGLISVSINTPFRECVDLEGRLVRRFGLIRAIVAPTPEHGGERLYEAIGRPAGEYVSRALRDGQSLGVGWGRTMREAINGIAVRAYRDISISSLYGGVPRSPVNPFDSTAMFARRFQARTCNHLAAPMFVSSPQVRDTIAGQDLFRTFYEEALQVDMILTASGDLTSQATNLALGVITPDQRASLARAGAVGEFFGRFLDDKGDPVDHPLNACSMSPDFTGLLRAPHIVLVSGGLAKLNILHAILGRGYVHVFVTDAETAQNLLNR
- a CDS encoding glycerol-3-phosphate dehydrogenase/oxidase — protein: MDRRESLARLKAPRPFDILVIGGGATGCGVALDAATRGLDTALVEQSDFAQGTSSKSTKLVHGGVRYLEKAVLGLDREQFALVREGLRERGLFLRNAPHLAHSIRLMTPVTSWVQAGYVFAGLVLYDLLAGRLGLGRSAFVTRGKAQKLFPQLDLSGAVGAVTYRDGQFNDARMAVALARTAQDHGAACANHVEVTALLKENGRLRGATLRDAFTGDSWDIAARAVVNATGPFADGVRRMDDPAARDMLKVSSGIHILLDKSFAPEGLSLMIPSTEDGRVLFMIPWMGHVLFGTTDEPADVERDPEASERDIDYLLSYARKYLRRPPARSDVLAAWSGLRPLVFAPGKQGTQDLARTHVIEQSPSGLVSITGGKWTSYRAMAEEAVDAAVKAFALDAGPCATHELRLLGSRGFVPQGWRALARRFGLDPETARALHELHGDEAAQVAALGQAEGLMDRLHPAHPYILAQVAFAARREMAGRLADVLTRRLPLGLLEEAHAREAAPAAAAVMARELGWDEAATQAEIASVVEGAARSAPAAGSPA